Proteins encoded in a region of the Globicephala melas chromosome 1, mGloMel1.2, whole genome shotgun sequence genome:
- the NEK2 gene encoding serine/threonine-protein kinase Nek2, which translates to MPTRAEDYEVLYTIGTGSYGRCQKIRRKSDGKILVWKELDYGSMTEAEKHMLVSEVNLLRELKHPNIVRYYDRIIDRTNTTLYIVMEYCEGGDLASAITKGTKERQYLDEEFVLRVMTQLTLALKECHRRSDGGHTVLHRDLKPANVFLDGKQNVKLGDFGLARILNHDTSFAKTFVGTPYYMSPEQMNHMSYNEKSDIWSLGCLLYELCALMPPFTAFNQKELAGKIREGKFRRIPYRYSDELNDIITRMLNLKDYHRPSVEEILENPLIADLVAEEQRRNPERRGRRLGEPGKLQDSSPVLSELKLKEIQLQERERALRAREENLEQKERELCVRERLAENKLARAESLLRNYSLLKDQKFLSLAGGPELFDLTSSITKKKVHFSGESKENVMRSENSENQLTFKSKCKDLKKRLHAAQLRAQALSDIEKTYQLKSRQILGMR; encoded by the exons ATGCCGACTCGGGCGGAGGACTACGAGGTGCTGTACACCATTGGCACGGGCTCCTACGGCCGCTGCCAGAAGATCCGGAGGAAGAGCGATGGCAAG atcttAGTTTGGAAGGAACTAGACTATGGCTCCATGACAGAAGCTGAGAAACACATGCTTGTTTCTGAAGTGAATTTACTTCGTGAGCTGAAGCATCCAAATATCGTCCGATACTATGATAGAATTATTGACCgaaccaacacaacactgtacatTGTAATGGAATATTGTGAAGGAGGGGACCTGGCTAGTGCAATTACAAAGGGGACCAAGGAAAG ACAATACTTGGATGAAGAGTTTGTTCTTCGAGTGATGACTCAGTTGACTCTGGCCCTAAAGGAATGTCACAGACGAAGTGATGGTGGTCATACTGTGCTGCATCGGGATCTGAAACCAGCCAATGTTTTCCTGGATGGCAAGCAAAACGTTAAGCTTGGAGACTTCGGGTTAGCTAGGATATTAAACCACGATACGAGTTTTGCAAAAACATTTGTTGGCACACCTTATTATATGTCTCCT gAACAAATGAATCACATGTCCTACAATGAGAAGTCAGATATCTGGTCACTAGGTTGCTTGCTGTATGAACTGTGTGCATTAAT gccTCCATTTACAGCTTTCAACCAGAAAGAACTAGCTGGGAAGATCAGAGAAGGCAAATTCAGGCGAATTCCATATCGTTACTCTGATGAATTAAATGACATTATTACAAGGATGTTAAATTTAAAG gatTACCATCGACCTTCTGTTGAAGAAATTCTTGAGAATCCTTTGATAGCAGACTTGGTTGCAGAAGAGCAAAGGAGAAATCCTGAGAGAAGAGGGCGGCGATTAGGAGAACCAGGAAAGTTGCAGGACTCCAGCCCTGTATTGAGTGAGCTGAAACTGAAGGAAATACAGTTACAGGAGCGGGAGCGAGCCCTCAGAGCAAGGGAAGAAAACCTGGAGC AGAAGGAACGTGAGCTTTGTGTTCGTGAGAGACTGGCAGAGAACAAGCTGGCCAGAGCAGAAAGTCTGTTGAGGAATTACAGCCTGCTGAAGGACCAGAAGTTCCTGTCTCTGGCGGGTGGTCCAG aacttTTTGATCTTACATCCTCGATAACGAAGAAGAAAGTTCATTTCAGTGGGGAGAGTAAGGAGAATGTCATGAGGAGTGAGAATTCTGAGAATCAGCTCACCTTCAAATCCAAGTGCAAGGACCTGAAAAAAAGGCTTCATGCTGCTCAGCTTCGCGCTCAAGCCCTGTCAGACATTGAGAAAACTTACCAACTGAAAAGCAGGCAGATCCTGGGCATGCGCTAG